ATTAGATAAATTGCCATTTTGCTGAAGGTTTTAGCGTGgttgttttatcataatatttgtgtaaaaagtaccttttaattatttaactgatTTCGTTGTGGACTTTCCAAGATATTGTGTAATGTGATATTTACCacacattttattcaatttaatataattctcGCTTACCCTACATACCTAAGCACCTAATATACATTTCTATGTTCAAGCACATCtataaactaaaatagtttaaagGCCATTACTTTTTATTGATAGTTGAAATGCTTGAAGCTAagaagaattttatatttttggtaaggccgatcaataaaaataattatagtcaaAATTATATGCTAGTTTAATATTGTCTATAGCAGCGGTTCCCAACCTGTGCACCGCGGTGCCCAAAGGGCACCGCCAGCTTATTTCAGGGGCACCGCGGCTCGAGAGTGAaagagtgaaaaaaaatattaaatatgatataatataatataaaaaatatttacaatttattgtagttaaaaaaaaaatgttttacgtatGAAATTACTTAGTACACTCGATATATTTAATACAGTGTTTCTAATCGGTGCTATCGAATCGGTAAATTCagataacattatatacaatatacacgcaCGACTTCTTCGAATTTCCGACGTTCATTAAATTGAATTGTATCACTCGTATATTttcggaattattattataccaaaccAGTTGAGCATTTACTTTCAGTCTGTGATCGACATTTTACGCGTTAACACGTATTTtcgtaaactatttttttctgtacatacgtttgtttttgttttaaacatggACAGTTGGTTGAAAAGTGGGTCTATTAATAAGACGCCTGCTACGGAGTCATCTTGTTCTAATATAGAAGAAAGCATAACCAACGAAAACGGAGTTAATGATAATAGTCCTACTTCTCAAGGTATGAGTAGTACACTACCGCCCAATACTGGTGACTCTGCCCCAAGAACGTCCTAAAAACGTAAATACGATGAAAGTTATTTGGAGATGGGGTTCATAGAAACAAACGATGGCCAGCCACAGTGCGTAATTTGTTCAAAAGTTTTTCCTAACAGTTCTATGTATCCCGGAAAATTACGTCGTCATTATGAAAAGGTCCACACAGATCATAATGGGAAACCACTCGATTTTTTCAAACGAAAGCGCTCTGAACTATtggctgttaaaaaaaaaataaaaaagcacgTTCTAACCGATAATGAAAACGCATTGAAAGCTTCCTACATGGTGAGTTACCGTATAGCTCAAAAAGGCGAAGCTCATACCATTGCGGAGACCCTCATAAAACCATGTGTTATTGATATAGTAACTTGTATGCTTGATGACAAATCTGCCAAACATTTATCCATAATTCCTTTGTCAAATAATACTGTTGCACGGCGAATTAAAGATTTGGCTAGCAACGTATCAGAAACACTTGTCTCTCGtattaaatacacaaaattCGCACTACAAATGGACGAATCAACCGATATTGCTGGTCTTGCTGTACTATTGGTGTTCGTTCGTTACGTAAACATTAACTCTTTTGAAGAAGatcttttattttgtaaacCACTTCTATCTAATACGACAGGGGTTCAAATTTTCGGTTTATTGGATGATTTCTTAACAGAAAATCAGATTCCATGGACAAACTGTATCGATGTGTGTACTGATGGTGCTAGGGCCATGACAGGTGCAACAGCTGGAGCAATCGCTAAAATAAAGGAGAAATCAAATGAAACTACTAGTAGTCATTGCATACTTCATAGACATGCTCTAgcaatgaaaaatattcctcTTTGTCTAAAAAACGTATTGGATGAAGCCATAAAAATAGTCAACTTCATCAAGTCACGTCCTCTGAAATCTAGACTTTTTAAAATCTTGTGTGACGACTTGGGAAGTATTCATAATACGTTACTTTTCCATACAGAAATCAGGTGGTTATCTCGCGGTAAAGTATTAACACGGTTAATGGAATTAAGGGCTGAAGTTTCTTCATTTCTAATGGACCACAACGTTACATTAGCTGAAACTATGAATGACGTGACTTGGCTTTGTCGGTTATCGTACTTGGCagacatttttaacaaaatgaatGAGTTGAGTCTTTCTTTACAAGGAAGAACTTTGACAATTTTTGATGCGAGCTCCAGAGTATGTgcattgaaaagaaaaattgattattgGTCAGAGTGCTTATTTAAAAGAGAGCTGGAGTGTTTTCCAATAATGCAGGCCTTTTTGGAGGAAAACGAATTGCAAGCTCCCATTAGCATTATTAACGAGATTGCTGAACATCTCAAACAACTGAAaaattcatttaataaatattttcctacAGATCGAGAGGTGTTTTTAAAAGACCGTGAATGGGTAGTTAATCCATTTTCAGTCTGTGGAAAACCCTCAAGCTTGTCTTCAATCGAATATGAGAGTTTGATCGATATTACTTCAGATTCAACATTTCAATCCACCTTCAGTAGCAATTCTTATGTTGAATTTTggctaaatttgaaaaatacaagTTTTGATAATTTGAGTCAAAAAGCAATAACAATACTCTTACCTTTTGCTACCACATATTTATGCGAGACAGGATTTTCAGCCTATGCGGCTACTAAAACCAAATACCGGAACCGTCTTAATGTAGAACCTGACCTTCGTATTCAACTGTCAAAAATTGAACCAGATATTGCCAAACTATCAAAAAATAAGCAGACACAAAACtctcattaatttttaacttttaaagcagtattttttttctttattttcaaccataatattgtaatttgtttttaatatgtacaataaaattatttaaattggtcAACAATGAAAACAAGTGTTcatttttatcatgtttttcataatattcacaGAGGGGCACCTAACTAAATTTGGAACAACAAAAGGGCACCGCCGActaaaaaggttgggaaccgctatctataggtacataggtatgTACTAAATAAAACATCATGGCCCGCCTTCAAaaagtatacctaattataaaacaatgggTCTTAAAGAAAATAAGACAAGATAACACTGAGATTACATCGATTCAGACAGAACTGATATTATTAGGAATAAATACATAGATTCCATCTCAAAGGACAGAAAATAATTAACGCATTGATTTTACTAATTTGGAGTGTAAATGCAAGTAACTCGGTGTCGTGCCATTGTTTTTCATGTCGAAAAAATTGACAACTAGTATATTCGGATGTATTAAAAGATAACAAACCTAAACGTTTACAGTTACCAAATTTATTTGGCATTATAGCATTTTATgagaaaaaattttttacaatttctgAGTGTAGCAATGAATTTATTCGTTTTGCAATTATTTgtcgtttttattttgtgtcagtcataactcataaccatttgtagaatttaaaattctttgATTTTTAACTATGAGGGTGGTTTCCGGTAGGACAGTTAATGTAGTtagtactttaaaaataatatgtagtatttttataataaccaggaaaaataaaaacaaaaaaatatgaaaagctgCAATTTTTACACAAACCCAGTTTTGGATAAAATCGAATTTCTTTTTCTGTtgtaactgaaaaataaataaattttgtaacaattattcaacattatttgaaaaaaaaaaattaaattaaattatactttagtTATTCtatgtttactttttatatCCCTATATTTGAATATGTGTTTTCAAATGTCTAATAATTCGGTCAAATTTATAGTTAACAAATTAATAGAGCAATaaggtaaaattttattaagttaaggAAATCTATAGGTGGTTTTTAAACTACTTATACTGGACACTGTTGGAATCAATGCTATATGATTGGAATCAATGTCCCCATTACGAAAATTGAGTAAAAACgaataattagaaatataattttgaataatattacaaacttgaagttaacctattttatttttttaaaagaattccTATTTATGTACTTTTTAACTTATTTCTGCTAATGTACCTAACTAGATAAtggttttattcatttatataagtatcaGTATTAGTACACACTAAGTATATATACGTGCCTTAGCTCAATTACAGTGGTTTTACCAATAATttggtacaaataataatacatattatattataacaagtacaaataaaaatataataatttcaataacatACAAAATGCAGGCacgcaaatgtataatataatatgaaaaccatTACATAGAAAAAGATGGATCATTAGCCATCCGCATCATCCTGGCAAGGGCACAATTTCTCTGGTAGTTAAGCTGCATATAAAGGAATACGAAAACTAAATGTATGACAAAAGTCACGGCCTGGTTCATGAAAGTAATTGTAAGTCACGATAAACTCaaactattataaactattcGTGAATTTGTATGCATTAggatacaattaatttttcatcaaaacaaCCTTCTCAAATTATAAACCTGacaaaaagaatatattttctacaattagattttaaaattgtaaacatatccaattaaaaataagCTCCGTCCATGGCAAACTATACTTAGTtcttatacctatctatatgaaTCGATGTGGCTAAATTTTTGTCAGTTATTTTAATTGCTATTTCGCTTTCTTAAATAACTTTCGAAtaggtgtttttatattttatccctGTAATGACACGTGCCATGTGCGTGCTCTAAGTACTATATGTAACTGATTGATTCGGTAATTGGTTGTGACCACACACACTCCACATTAGTgatcattattactatactgacactttagatataatatatttatataaaacaactaGACTGATGTGTTAaagttgcataataatatattatgacctaTGAAGTCTAGCAGCCATATGTCAAGAGGACAAAATACAATTGATTAATCcgtgaaatatttaattaggtatgccatgaattataatatgataacctaACACcacgatttaattttaattcgcGAATAAATTCTGATAAACACCCTGCATGCGCCGTTACTTGttgttatcaaattattaaataatgtttcatgccatagttatattaaatgttattacttattgataaTCAATCGTATTTTGGCCTTTTAGTGTATAACAGCTGCCGACTTCAATATACTTTTCGAATCGGCAATCTGgt
This genomic window from Metopolophium dirhodum isolate CAU chromosome 1, ASM1992520v1, whole genome shotgun sequence contains:
- the LOC132953708 gene encoding zinc finger BED domain-containing protein 5-like, which translates into the protein MGFIETNDGQPQCVICSKVFPNSSMYPGKLRRHYEKVHTDHNGKPLDFFKRKRSELLAVKKKIKKHVLTDNENALKASYMVSYRIAQKGEAHTIAETLIKPCVIDIVTCMLDDKSAKHLSIIPLSNNTVARRIKDLASNVSETLVSRIKYTKFALQMDESTDIAGLAVLLVFVRYVNINSFEEDLLFCKPLLSNTTGVQIFGLLDDFLTENQIPWTNCIDVCTDGARAMTGATAGAIAKIKEKSNETTSSHCILHRHALAMKNIPLCLKNVLDEAIKIVNFIKSRPLKSRLFKILCDDLGSIHNTLLFHTEIRWLSRGKVLTRLMELRAEVSSFLMDHNVTLAETMNDEEL
- the LOC132934049 gene encoding zinc finger BED domain-containing protein 5-like → MQAFLEENELQAPISIINEIAEHLKQLKNSFNKYFPTDREVFLKDREWVVNPFSVCGKPSSLSSIEYESLIDITSDSTFQSTFSSNSYVEFWLNLKNTSFDNLSQKAITILLPFATTYLCETGFSAYAATKTKYRNRLNVEPDLRIQLSKIEPDIAKLSKNKQTQNSH